GGATCTGCGTGATTTCCCACTGTGAGGAGAAGGCCCTGGCCGGGGGGACTATGAACGAAGGGGTGGTGAGCACCCGGCTGGGACTGGCCGGCATTCCCAACGCAGCGGAAAGCATCATGGTCATGCGCGACATTGCATTAAGCGAGCTTACCGGCACACCTGTGCATATCGCCCATGTGAGCACACGGCAGTCAGTTGAGGCCATCCGCGCGGCCAAAGTCGCAGGCATTGCCGTGACAGCCGAAACCGCGCCCCATTATTTCACTTTGACCCACGAGGCGGTAAAGGCTTATGAAACCCATGCCAAGATGAACCCTCCCCTGCGCACGGAAACTGACCGGCAGGCGGTGATCGCCGGCCTGGCCGACGGCACCATTGATGCGGTGGCAACCGATCATGCGCCCCACGGGGTGCTGGACAAACAGCTCGAGTTTGATCAGGCGGCAAATGGGATCATCGGGCTGGAAACTGCCCTGAGCCTGGGACTGCGGTTGGTGGATGCCGGTCTCCTGAGCCTGGGGCAGCTGATTTCGGCCATGTCCAAAAATCCCGCCCGGATTATCCAAAAACCCTGCGGTCTGGTTTCAGGCCTGCCGGCTGATATCACCCTCATTGATCTTTCCGCCCGGTACACCTATCATGCGGCAGACGGCTATTCCAAAGCCCGCAATACCCCGTTTGATGGTTGGCAATTCAAGGGCCGCGCTAGATACACAATCGTGGGCGGTCAAAAGGTTTTTGATTCGCAAAACCATGCAAACCTGTAAACACTGCTGATTGTTGTTATGACCGAAAAAGCCACATTGCTCATTGTTGACGATGAGCTGAGCATGCGAGAGTTTCTGGAAATCATGCTTGGTGCCGAAGGCTACGGGGTGGATACGGCTGAAAGCGGACGCCGGGCCAAGGCCATGGTTGATGAAAATGCCTATGACCTGGTCCTGTGCGACATCCGGCTGGGCGACATCAGCGGCCTGGAGGTGCTGCGCCGTGCCAAGGCAGATAATCCGGATACAGTGGTCATCATGATTTCCGCTTATGCCACCGCGGAAAACGCGGTGGAGGCTATGAACGAGGGGGCCTATGATTACCTGCCCAAGCCTTTTGACAATGATGAGTTAAAGCAAACCGTTGCCAAGGCTCTGGAACTCAAGACCCTTTCGGATGAAAAAAAACTGCTTGATGACGAACTGCAGCAGAGTATGCATTTCGGGCTCCTTGTGGGCAACAGTCCCAGGATGATGCATATCTACGAGGTCATCGAGCAAATTGCGCCCACGCGCACCAACGTGATGATCACCGGGGAAAGCGGCACCGGCAAGGAACTCATTGCCCGGGCCATCCACAATCAAAGCAGCCGCAGTGACAGGCCCTTTGTGGTGATCAACTGCGGCAGCATTCCGGAAAGCCTGATGGAAAGCGAGTTTTTCGGGTATAAAAAAGGGGCGTTCACCGGTGCTTCCCAGGACAAAAAGGGCCTGTTTGAGGCCGCCCACACCGGCACCATTTTTCTCGATGAAGTCGGCGAATTAAGCCTTCCCATGCAGGTGCGCCTGCTGCGGGTGGTCCAGGAGCGTTCCTTTAAGCCGGTTGGCTCCAATGATGACCTGTGCGTGG
The Desulfosalsimonas propionicica DNA segment above includes these coding regions:
- a CDS encoding dihydroorotase; protein product: MQMWIKGGRVLDPEEFDGPADIFVEDGRIARVQPAGQGVEAGFPADAEIIDARDLLVVPGLVDMHVHLRQPGQEYKETIETGTRAAAAGGFTAVCCMPNTSPVNDSESVTRFIIQEAGRLGYARVYPVGAVSVGLAGQQLAEFGDLKTAGAVGVSDDGQPVADAQLMRRALEYARGIGICVISHCEEKALAGGTMNEGVVSTRLGLAGIPNAAESIMVMRDIALSELTGTPVHIAHVSTRQSVEAIRAAKVAGIAVTAETAPHYFTLTHEAVKAYETHAKMNPPLRTETDRQAVIAGLADGTIDAVATDHAPHGVLDKQLEFDQAANGIIGLETALSLGLRLVDAGLLSLGQLISAMSKNPARIIQKPCGLVSGLPADITLIDLSARYTYHAADGYSKARNTPFDGWQFKGRARYTIVGGQKVFDSQNHANL
- a CDS encoding sigma-54-dependent transcriptional regulator, with the translated sequence MTEKATLLIVDDELSMREFLEIMLGAEGYGVDTAESGRRAKAMVDENAYDLVLCDIRLGDISGLEVLRRAKADNPDTVVIMISAYATAENAVEAMNEGAYDYLPKPFDNDELKQTVAKALELKTLSDEKKLLDDELQQSMHFGLLVGNSPRMMHIYEVIEQIAPTRTNVMITGESGTGKELIARAIHNQSSRSDRPFVVINCGSIPESLMESEFFGYKKGAFTGASQDKKGLFEAAHTGTIFLDEVGELSLPMQVRLLRVVQERSFKPVGSNDDLCVDIRIVSATNKQVEEEVIAGRFREDLYYRLNVVEIKVPPLRERKGDLRALAQHFLEKYARDAGKEMTKISSYAVDLLHKYDFPGNIRELENLIERSVALSSTNILLPDNLSLSIHKRRWIEGIENRRFDLDEVPKGVFLDSILEQIERAYLEKALSCTSGNKHKAAELLGITFRSFRYRCSKLGIEKPE